From Methylobacterium radiodurans, a single genomic window includes:
- a CDS encoding group III truncated hemoglobin: MPDPILDEAALAAFLDAFYARVRQDPLIGPVFAAAIPDAAWPRHMATIRDFWSSVLLKTGRYKGNPFGRHQALGVLEPAHFARWLGLFEATAVERFPPELAAALTERAHRIGDSLKAGLFFRPGAPDGQGQP, encoded by the coding sequence ATGCCCGACCCAATCCTCGACGAGGCCGCCCTCGCCGCCTTCCTCGACGCCTTCTACGCCCGCGTGCGCCAGGATCCGCTGATCGGCCCGGTCTTCGCCGCAGCGATCCCGGACGCGGCCTGGCCCCGCCACATGGCGACCATCCGGGACTTCTGGTCCTCCGTCCTGCTGAAGACCGGCCGCTACAAGGGCAACCCCTTCGGTCGGCATCAGGCGCTCGGCGTGCTGGAGCCCGCCCACTTCGCCCGCTGGCTCGGCCTGTTCGAGGCGACGGCGGTCGAGCGCTTCCCACCCGAGCTCGCTGCGGCGCTGACGGAACGCGCCCACCGGATCGGCGACAGCCTGAAGGCCGGCCTGTTCTTCCGGCCCGGGGCGCCGGACGGGCAGGGCCAGCCCTGA
- a CDS encoding TadE family protein, with translation MSAVEFALVAPLMLYMGGVFFSLGMSLHAHNTISMYAREAARGLAVGYMTEAEAKQFAETRARNDLKVAVSASIDPATKGDANDRDVVVTLTIAPAEIAKLTPFGNWVPGGVRSQAVMRSIAP, from the coding sequence GTGTCGGCCGTCGAGTTCGCCCTGGTCGCTCCCCTGATGCTCTACATGGGCGGCGTCTTCTTCAGCCTCGGCATGTCCCTGCACGCGCACAACACGATCTCCATGTATGCCAGAGAGGCGGCGCGCGGCCTGGCCGTCGGCTACATGACCGAGGCGGAGGCCAAGCAGTTCGCCGAGACGCGCGCGCGCAACGATCTGAAGGTCGCCGTCAGCGCGAGCATCGATCCGGCGACCAAGGGGGATGCGAACGACCGCGACGTGGTCGTGACGCTCACGATCGCCCCGGCGGAGATCGCCAAGCTGACGCCGTTCGGGAACTGGGTGCCCGGCGGGGTCCGGTCCCAGGCCGTCATGCGGAGCATCGCGCCGTGA
- the cobF gene encoding precorrin-6A synthase (deacetylating) has translation MRTLRVIGIGTGNPEHLTLQAVRALADVDAVFALDKGAEKADLLALRRAICAEHIRKPYRFVAAEDPARDRRPADYGGTVEAWHAARAELLEGLIRDNLGAGEVGAFLVWGDPSLYDSTLRILERIRARSTLPFACTVVPGITSVQALTAAHQILLNRIGAEVLITTGRNLADGVLVADSTVVMLDGDPAFDHLDPELTIYWGAYLGSPDEILLSGRLGTVGPEIRRLRAEARTRHGWIMDTYLLRRP, from the coding sequence ATGCGGACCCTGCGCGTCATCGGCATCGGCACAGGCAATCCCGAGCATCTGACCCTGCAGGCGGTGCGGGCGCTCGCCGATGTCGATGCGGTGTTTGCCCTCGACAAGGGTGCCGAGAAGGCCGACCTGCTGGCGCTGCGCCGGGCGATCTGTGCCGAGCACATCCGCAAGCCCTACCGCTTCGTCGCCGCCGAGGATCCGGCGCGGGACCGGCGGCCCGCCGATTACGGCGGCACGGTCGAGGCTTGGCACGCGGCACGCGCCGAACTCCTCGAAGGCCTGATCCGCGACAATCTCGGGGCAGGGGAGGTGGGGGCCTTCCTGGTCTGGGGCGATCCCTCCCTCTACGACAGCACCCTGCGCATCCTGGAGCGCATCCGCGCGCGCAGCACCCTGCCCTTCGCCTGCACAGTGGTGCCCGGCATCACCAGCGTGCAGGCGCTGACGGCGGCGCACCAGATCCTGCTCAACCGGATCGGTGCGGAGGTGCTGATCACCACCGGCCGCAACCTCGCGGATGGGGTGCTGGTAGCCGACAGCACCGTGGTGATGCTCGACGGGGATCCCGCCTTCGACCATCTCGACCCGGAGCTGACGATCTACTGGGGTGCCTATCTGGGCTCGCCGGACGAGATCCTGCTCAGTGGCCGGCTCGGCACGGTCGGGCCGGAGATCCGGCGGCTGCGCGCCGAGGCCCGCACCCGCCACGGCTGGATCATGGACACCTACCTGCTGCGCAGGCCTTGA
- a CDS encoding type II toxin-antitoxin system VapC family toxin, producing MLDTNICIHIRRARPLAVMRRFAKAIPGTVVTSVITYGELADGVARSQDPDEAGRRLAALARLIPVLPIEERVGALYGRLRADLAVAGRLIGGNDLWIGTHACVADLTLVTNNVGEFERVDGLRIEDWTIDAA from the coding sequence ATGCTCGACACCAACATCTGCATCCACATCCGGCGAGCGCGCCCTCTCGCGGTCATGCGCCGGTTCGCGAAGGCTATACCCGGCACCGTCGTGACGTCGGTGATCACCTACGGTGAACTCGCCGACGGTGTCGCCAGGAGCCAGGATCCCGACGAGGCCGGCCGCCGCTTGGCCGCACTCGCGCGCCTCATTCCTGTCCTCCCGATCGAGGAGCGGGTCGGTGCGCTCTATGGCAGGCTGCGCGCCGATCTGGCGGTGGCCGGACGCCTTATCGGCGGCAACGATCTCTGGATCGGCACGCACGCATGCGTGGCGGATCTGACGCTGGTGACGAACAACGTCGGGGAGTTCGAACGGGTCGACGGCCTCAGGATCGAGGACTGGACGATCGACGCGGCGTGA
- a CDS encoding DEAD/DEAH box helicase: protein MLQLRDYQRASLDALQAAWAGAGAPAIRDGLIVLPTGAGKALVIAALARETLEREPGCRIVVVTHSRELIAQNHSELVGHWPEAPAGIFSAGLGRREAGAQVLVCGIQSVWDKLGAIGPRDLVIVDEAHLIPRAAETRYGRFLAGLRALRPEMRVVGFTATPYRLDSGRLDAGEGALFERIVYEATIGDLIQRGWLSPLLSKATLTALDVSGVGRRGGDYIPSQLEAAVNQDWITRAAVEEMVGYGRERRAWLAFCAGVAHAEAVRDAVRAEGFSCETISGETPRRARDRLVQAFRVGRIRCLTSVGVLATGFNVPEVDLVALLRPTQSTGLYVQQVGRALRRAPGKVDALILDYAGLVRMHGPVDIVTARTAAQVRGREGEVRAKPCPGCGALIALNASTCEACWVEPEAEADAEAKHEAAAEDALPILSERVTAALRAEGGWQPVRAWHLVPEPEGLAVELACPGGPQRIRLALEGSGYAREKAVLWWRGLGGGRDAPVDTAEALERRDELERPDAIRVRQAGRLSAEVALRFPDGRVFADTRRVEDLAA from the coding sequence ATGCTGCAGCTCAGGGATTATCAGCGCGCGAGCCTCGACGCGCTCCAGGCGGCGTGGGCCGGGGCAGGGGCACCCGCGATCCGCGACGGGCTGATCGTGCTGCCGACCGGGGCCGGCAAGGCGCTGGTGATCGCGGCGCTCGCCCGCGAGACCCTGGAGCGCGAGCCTGGCTGCCGCATCGTCGTCGTCACGCACAGCCGCGAGCTGATCGCGCAGAACCACAGCGAGCTCGTCGGCCACTGGCCGGAGGCGCCGGCCGGGATCTTCTCGGCCGGGCTCGGACGGCGCGAGGCCGGGGCGCAGGTGCTGGTCTGCGGGATCCAGTCGGTCTGGGACAAGCTCGGCGCGATCGGCCCGCGCGACCTCGTGATCGTGGACGAGGCCCACCTGATCCCGCGCGCCGCCGAGACCCGCTACGGGCGCTTCCTCGCCGGGTTGCGCGCGCTGCGGCCGGAGATGCGCGTCGTCGGCTTCACGGCGACCCCCTACCGCCTCGACAGCGGGCGCCTCGACGCGGGGGAGGGGGCCCTGTTCGAGCGCATCGTCTACGAGGCCACGATCGGCGACCTGATCCAGCGGGGCTGGCTCAGCCCCCTGCTCTCGAAGGCGACGCTCACCGCCCTCGACGTCAGCGGCGTCGGGCGGCGCGGAGGCGACTACATCCCGAGCCAGCTCGAGGCCGCGGTGAACCAGGACTGGATCACCCGCGCGGCGGTCGAGGAGATGGTCGGCTACGGCCGCGAGCGCCGGGCCTGGCTCGCCTTCTGCGCCGGGGTGGCGCACGCCGAGGCCGTGCGGGACGCGGTGCGGGCGGAAGGCTTCTCCTGCGAGACGATCTCGGGCGAGACGCCGCGGCGGGCGCGCGACCGGTTGGTCCAGGCGTTCCGCGTGGGGCGGATCCGCTGCCTCACCTCCGTCGGCGTGCTGGCCACCGGCTTCAACGTGCCGGAGGTGGACCTTGTCGCCCTCCTCCGCCCGACCCAGAGCACCGGGCTCTACGTGCAGCAGGTCGGCCGAGCGCTGCGGCGGGCTCCGGGCAAGGTGGACGCGCTGATCCTCGACTATGCGGGGCTGGTGCGGATGCACGGGCCGGTCGACATCGTCACGGCCCGCACGGCCGCACAGGTGCGGGGGCGGGAAGGGGAGGTGCGGGCCAAGCCCTGCCCCGGCTGCGGCGCGCTCATCGCGCTCAACGCCTCGACCTGCGAGGCCTGCTGGGTCGAGCCCGAGGCCGAGGCGGACGCGGAGGCCAAGCACGAGGCCGCCGCCGAGGACGCCCTGCCGATCCTCTCCGAGCGGGTCACGGCGGCCTTGCGGGCGGAGGGCGGCTGGCAGCCGGTGCGCGCTTGGCACCTCGTGCCGGAGCCCGAGGGCCTCGCAGTGGAACTCGCCTGCCCTGGCGGCCCGCAGCGGATCCGGCTGGCGCTGGAGGGCAGCGGCTACGCCCGCGAGAAGGCGGTGCTGTGGTGGCGCGGCCTCGGCGGCGGGCGCGACGCGCCGGTCGACACCGCCGAGGCGCTCGAGCGCCGGGACGAGCTGGAGCGGCCGGATGCGATCCGGGTGCGGCAGGCCGGGCGGCTCAGCGCGGAGGTGGCGCTGCGCTTCCCCGACGGGCGCGTGTTCGCGGATACGCGGCGGGTGGAGGATCTGGCGGCCTGA
- a CDS encoding antitoxin — MARTRIFQSGNSQAVRIPLEFRLKGSEVEIFRRDGELVLREVEDRGLGAAFTLLTELPPEIDHRDDLPPQEREGL; from the coding sequence ATGGCGCGGACCCGCATCTTCCAGTCCGGGAACAGCCAAGCTGTTCGGATCCCACTGGAATTTCGCTTGAAAGGAAGCGAGGTCGAGATCTTTCGGCGGGATGGCGAACTCGTCCTGCGGGAAGTGGAGGATCGGGGGCTCGGCGCCGCCTTCACGCTCCTGACCGAACTCCCACCGGAGATCGACCACCGGGACGACCTGCCGCCGCAGGAGCGCGAGGGCCTGTGA
- a CDS encoding sensor domain-containing diguanylate cyclase: protein MPEDDPLRPAPAPCIAGPVSAFAANGPAALAHWHQVFEQASAAARIGLWECRLSDEALTWSGAVYDLFGLRRGAALRRGAILECYAPGSLDHLQSLRRNAIRTRTGFRFDAEIVARTGERRWIRITAAVDCRNGAPGRLYGMKQDVTAELFEAERLRTLAERDTMTGLANRALFEQRLAAAASGPAGAALLVVDLDGFKQINDGHGHAAGDLCLIEAGARLTRICVAAELVARIGGDEFVVLLRDEPDRDAPERFAACIIAALNKPVWRDGQSFRLGASIGIARNGGCTGPQWLARADQALYAAKAAGRNTFRSFDRHGGPDRPRPGRGIPTEARVWIG, encoded by the coding sequence ATGCCCGAGGATGACCCGCTCCGCCCTGCCCCGGCGCCCTGCATCGCCGGGCCCGTCTCCGCCTTCGCGGCGAACGGGCCGGCGGCCCTGGCGCACTGGCACCAGGTGTTCGAGCAGGCGTCCGCAGCTGCCCGGATCGGGCTGTGGGAGTGCCGCCTCTCCGACGAGGCGCTGACCTGGAGCGGCGCCGTCTACGACCTCTTCGGGCTTCGCCGTGGTGCCGCCCTGCGGCGCGGTGCCATCCTCGAATGCTACGCGCCGGGCTCGCTGGACCACCTGCAGAGCCTGCGCCGGAACGCCATCCGGACGCGCACCGGCTTCCGGTTCGACGCCGAGATCGTCGCCCGGACGGGCGAGCGGCGCTGGATCCGGATCACCGCGGCGGTCGATTGCCGGAACGGAGCGCCGGGGCGGCTCTACGGGATGAAGCAGGACGTCACGGCCGAGCTGTTCGAGGCGGAGCGGCTGCGCACGCTCGCCGAGCGGGACACGATGACGGGCCTTGCCAACCGCGCCCTGTTCGAGCAGCGGCTCGCGGCCGCCGCGAGCGGTCCGGCGGGTGCGGCGCTGCTCGTCGTCGACCTCGACGGGTTCAAGCAGATCAACGACGGCCACGGCCATGCCGCGGGTGACCTCTGCCTGATCGAGGCGGGTGCGCGCCTCACCCGCATCTGCGTCGCCGCGGAGCTCGTGGCGCGGATCGGGGGCGACGAGTTCGTGGTGCTGCTCAGGGATGAGCCGGACCGGGACGCGCCGGAGCGTTTCGCTGCCTGCATCATCGCGGCGCTCAACAAGCCGGTCTGGCGGGACGGCCAGAGCTTCCGCCTGGGCGCCTCGATCGGGATCGCCCGCAACGGAGGCTGCACCGGTCCCCAATGGCTCGCGCGCGCGGATCAGGCCCTCTACGCGGCCAAGGCGGCGGGTCGCAACACGTTCCGGAGCTTCGACCGGCACGGCGGCCCCGACCGCCCGCGGCCGGGGCGCGGCATCCCCACGGAGGCGCGGGTCTGGATCGGGTGA
- a CDS encoding efflux RND transporter permease subunit: MTEPRGLQGGLQAALVGFSVRLPRVVLTLACALLVLGLYGLARAKYDVFPEFAPPAVVIQTEAPGLDPEQVEVLVTQAVEVAVNGLPGLEALRSSSIQGLSVITATFRSGSDIDRVRQRVGERIAALAGRLPQGVMAPAITPLTSSTGTVLLVGLTSESRDDLDLRTIADWTVRQRLLAVPGVAQVSVYGGGVRALQVQVRPHDLVRFRVGLNDVVAAARKATGVRGAGFVDTPNQRVVLRTEGQALAPEVLGRTVLINEGGASVVLADVATVRVAPEPPISAALIDGKPGVLLMVGAQIGANTLEVTARTEAALADLAPALAREGVVLRPDLFRPANFVAVANGHVLQALAVGGALVVIVLLVFLADWRTSLISAVAIPLSLVAAVLALMAAGESLNTMTLGGLAIAIGEVVDDAVIGVENVVRRLRERRLAEDRTPAARIVLEAVLEVRTAVAYATVAVLLVFLPVLALSGVAGRLFGPLALAYIFAVLASLAVALTVTPALALLLLGRAGQGTRAPREPPLMAWSRARYGALLARVGRHPRAVIAGAALVTISGAALLPTLGGTFLPDLKEGHLILHMAAAPGTALQESQRLGVRITAELRQIPGIRAVASQIGRAEAGQDTAGTHYSEIHVDLEPGLDGAAQRAVEARIRALAAGFPGAAFSLKTFLTERIEETVSGYTAPVVVNLVGNDLDRIEAAARAVARELAEVRGARDVQQASPAGMPQITASLRPADLRHWGLDAIEVLETVRTAYQGDVVGQTYVGNAVFNVLVNLDERARGRLSTLGDLPLRTPGGRYIRLAQVADIYETTGRYQVQHQGAQRVQAVTANVVGRDIAGFVAAAKRKIAKEVQLPEGVYVAFAGSAEAQAQARRDLLLASGAAGLGIVLLLAVVTGSGANLALVLVNLPLAFVGGVAAVAATGGVLSLGSIVGFVTLFGISLRNTIMMIAHYEHLVTVEGRPWTEATAILGAADRLVPILMTSLVTGLGLTPLALGAGEPGREIEGPMAIVILGGLVSSTVLNLLILPGLALRFARFGSDGPARGRGAERDAGAEEGAGTGPRAALPRPVPQR, from the coding sequence ATGACTGAGCCCAGAGGCCTGCAAGGGGGTCTGCAAGCCGCCCTGGTCGGGTTCTCGGTCCGCCTGCCCCGGGTGGTGCTGACGCTCGCCTGCGCGCTCCTCGTGCTCGGCCTCTACGGGCTGGCCAGAGCGAAGTACGACGTCTTTCCGGAATTCGCCCCGCCCGCCGTGGTGATCCAGACCGAGGCGCCGGGGCTCGACCCGGAGCAGGTCGAGGTCCTGGTCACCCAGGCGGTGGAGGTGGCGGTCAACGGGCTGCCGGGCCTGGAAGCCCTGCGCTCCTCCTCGATCCAGGGTCTCTCGGTGATCACCGCGACGTTCCGGTCGGGCAGCGACATCGACCGGGTGCGCCAGCGCGTTGGCGAGCGGATCGCGGCGCTCGCCGGCCGCCTGCCGCAGGGGGTGATGGCGCCCGCCATCACGCCGCTGACCTCCTCGACCGGCACGGTGCTCCTCGTCGGCCTGACCTCGGAGAGCCGCGACGACCTCGACCTGCGCACCATCGCCGACTGGACCGTGCGCCAGCGCCTGCTCGCGGTGCCGGGCGTCGCCCAGGTCTCGGTCTACGGCGGCGGGGTGCGCGCGCTCCAGGTGCAGGTGCGCCCGCACGACCTCGTGCGCTTCCGCGTCGGCCTCAACGACGTGGTTGCCGCCGCCCGCAAGGCGACGGGCGTGCGCGGCGCCGGCTTCGTCGACACGCCGAACCAGCGGGTGGTGCTGCGCACGGAGGGGCAGGCGCTCGCGCCCGAGGTACTCGGCCGCACCGTGCTCATCAACGAGGGCGGCGCCAGCGTGGTGCTGGCGGACGTCGCCACCGTTCGGGTCGCGCCCGAGCCGCCGATCAGCGCGGCCCTGATCGACGGGAAGCCCGGCGTGCTCCTGATGGTCGGCGCGCAGATCGGGGCCAACACCCTGGAGGTTACCGCCCGGACCGAGGCCGCGCTCGCCGACCTCGCCCCCGCGCTCGCCCGCGAGGGCGTGGTGCTCAGGCCCGACCTGTTCCGGCCCGCCAACTTCGTGGCGGTCGCCAACGGCCACGTGCTGCAGGCGCTCGCCGTCGGCGGCGCGCTCGTGGTGATCGTGCTCCTCGTCTTCCTGGCCGACTGGCGCACCAGCCTGATCAGCGCGGTGGCGATCCCGCTCTCGCTGGTCGCCGCGGTGCTCGCCCTGATGGCGGCGGGCGAGAGCCTCAACACCATGACTCTGGGCGGGCTCGCCATCGCCATCGGCGAGGTGGTGGACGATGCCGTGATCGGCGTCGAGAACGTGGTCCGGCGCCTGCGCGAGCGGCGGCTCGCCGAGGACCGGACGCCCGCCGCGCGCATCGTCCTCGAGGCGGTGCTGGAGGTGCGCACCGCCGTCGCCTACGCCACCGTGGCGGTGCTGCTGGTCTTCCTGCCGGTGCTGGCGCTCTCCGGGGTGGCGGGCCGGCTCTTCGGCCCGCTGGCGCTCGCCTACATCTTCGCGGTGCTGGCCTCGCTCGCCGTCGCCCTCACGGTGACGCCCGCGCTCGCCCTGCTGCTCCTCGGCCGAGCAGGGCAGGGGACCCGCGCGCCGCGCGAGCCCCCGCTGATGGCCTGGTCGCGCGCCCGCTACGGCGCCCTGCTGGCGCGGGTCGGCCGCCACCCGCGGGCGGTGATCGCGGGCGCGGCGCTCGTCACGATCAGTGGCGCGGCGCTCCTGCCGACGCTCGGCGGCACCTTCCTGCCCGACCTGAAGGAAGGCCACCTGATCCTGCACATGGCCGCGGCCCCCGGCACCGCGTTGCAGGAATCGCAGCGCCTCGGCGTCCGGATCACGGCCGAGCTCCGGCAGATCCCCGGGATCCGCGCGGTGGCCTCGCAGATCGGCCGGGCCGAGGCCGGGCAGGACACGGCGGGCACCCATTACAGCGAGATCCACGTTGATCTGGAGCCCGGCCTCGACGGCGCCGCCCAGCGTGCGGTCGAGGCGCGGATCCGGGCGCTCGCCGCGGGCTTTCCCGGCGCCGCCTTCTCGCTCAAGACCTTCCTGACGGAGCGGATCGAGGAGACGGTCTCCGGCTACACCGCGCCCGTGGTGGTCAACCTCGTGGGCAACGACCTCGACCGGATCGAGGCTGCGGCGCGCGCGGTCGCCCGGGAACTTGCCGAGGTGCGCGGCGCCCGCGACGTGCAGCAGGCCTCCCCCGCCGGCATGCCGCAGATCACCGCGTCCTTGCGCCCGGCGGACCTGCGCCACTGGGGCCTCGACGCGATCGAGGTGCTGGAGACCGTCCGCACCGCCTACCAGGGCGACGTGGTCGGCCAGACCTATGTCGGCAACGCGGTGTTCAACGTGCTGGTCAACCTCGACGAGCGGGCGCGCGGCCGGCTCTCGACCTTGGGCGACCTGCCCCTGCGCACGCCGGGCGGGCGCTACATCCGTCTCGCCCAGGTCGCCGACATCTACGAGACCACCGGCCGCTACCAGGTGCAGCACCAGGGCGCGCAGCGGGTCCAGGCGGTGACCGCGAACGTGGTGGGTCGGGACATCGCCGGCTTCGTGGCGGCGGCCAAGCGCAAGATCGCCAAGGAGGTGCAGTTGCCGGAGGGCGTCTACGTCGCCTTCGCGGGCTCGGCGGAGGCTCAGGCCCAGGCCCGGCGCGACCTGCTCCTCGCCTCGGGCGCGGCCGGCCTCGGCATCGTGCTGCTCCTGGCCGTCGTGACGGGCTCGGGCGCCAATCTCGCGCTCGTCCTCGTCAACCTGCCGCTGGCCTTCGTGGGCGGCGTCGCGGCGGTGGCGGCGACCGGCGGCGTGCTCTCGCTCGGCTCCATCGTCGGCTTCGTGACGCTGTTCGGCATCAGCTTGCGCAACACCATCATGATGATCGCCCATTACGAGCATCTGGTGACGGTCGAGGGCCGGCCCTGGACGGAAGCAACCGCGATCCTCGGCGCCGCCGACCGGCTGGTGCCGATCCTGATGACCTCCCTGGTGACGGGACTCGGCCTGACGCCGCTGGCGCTGGGTGCCGGCGAGCCCGGCCGCGAGATCGAGGGCCCGATGGCCATCGTGATCCTCGGCGGCCTCGTCAGCTCGACGGTGCTGAACCTGCTGATCCTGCCGGGCCTGGCGCTGCGTTTCGCCCGGTTCGGGTCGGACGGTCCGGCGCGGGGCAGGGGGGCGGAGCGGGACGCTGGCGCGGAGGAGGGGGCCGGGACCGGCCCGCGGGCGGCCCTGCCCCGCCCCGTCCCGCAGCGGTGA
- a CDS encoding TadG family pilus assembly protein, with amino-acid sequence MRAVDPGRARAFRDDRGGGVVLIAAVLIVILTQVAGLVVDVGMAYREKNILLTSAEAAALAVGPYISSADGSAALPVAQSYAARNRPNVGDLVTAAQVEFGQWSKGTFTPGGPANAVRVTASRTAAKKNALETSFAKLFGIRTWDVSASAVAVAGTAPVCILTLHPDHFDAFDIDRGARIDAPDCHVHVNSKHSASLGLGSSSYVNVKSIHVVGGVDRSGSATVNPAPVTGADVMADPYAALPAPVNNACGGRKLVSNADTTLTPTQAFCDGLTIAGGTVTFSPGVYVIKGPLTVKDGASIRGSDVLIYLDGSGSDIFFHSNTSFNLKAAATGPYAGIVLWSDKRNTHDHDIYSKFGAVAEGTIYAPSSQVEFENNVVWEASCIRIVVSRLELDNNSRYQATKPDANCSNNLYQPGGVRLVR; translated from the coding sequence GTGAGGGCTGTCGACCCAGGACGCGCGCGGGCGTTCCGGGACGATCGCGGCGGGGGCGTGGTGCTGATCGCCGCCGTCCTGATCGTGATCCTGACCCAGGTCGCAGGCCTCGTCGTCGATGTGGGCATGGCCTACAGGGAGAAGAACATCCTTCTCACCAGCGCGGAGGCCGCCGCCCTGGCAGTCGGCCCCTACATCTCGTCCGCTGATGGCAGCGCCGCGCTCCCCGTCGCCCAGTCCTACGCCGCGCGGAACCGCCCGAACGTCGGCGACCTCGTCACCGCGGCACAGGTGGAGTTCGGCCAGTGGAGCAAGGGCACGTTCACGCCCGGCGGCCCAGCGAACGCCGTCCGGGTGACGGCCTCCCGCACGGCGGCCAAGAAGAACGCCCTCGAGACCTCCTTCGCCAAGCTCTTCGGTATCAGGACCTGGGACGTGTCGGCGAGCGCGGTCGCCGTGGCCGGTACCGCCCCAGTCTGCATCCTGACCCTTCATCCGGATCACTTCGACGCGTTCGACATTGATCGGGGTGCCCGGATCGACGCGCCCGACTGTCACGTCCACGTCAACTCGAAGCACAGTGCGTCCCTAGGACTTGGGTCCTCGTCCTATGTGAACGTCAAGAGCATCCACGTCGTCGGCGGCGTGGACAGGAGCGGCTCCGCGACCGTCAACCCGGCCCCTGTGACGGGCGCCGACGTGATGGCGGATCCCTACGCCGCCCTGCCCGCCCCGGTGAACAATGCCTGCGGGGGCAGGAAGCTCGTGAGCAATGCCGACACGACGCTCACTCCGACGCAGGCCTTCTGCGACGGCCTCACGATCGCGGGCGGGACGGTGACGTTCTCGCCGGGCGTGTACGTCATCAAGGGGCCGCTCACCGTGAAGGACGGGGCCTCGATCAGGGGCAGCGACGTGCTGATCTACCTGGACGGCTCGGGCAGCGACATCTTCTTCCACAGCAACACCAGTTTCAACCTGAAGGCGGCGGCGACCGGCCCCTATGCGGGGATCGTGCTGTGGTCGGACAAGCGCAACACCCACGACCACGACATCTACTCGAAGTTCGGTGCCGTGGCCGAGGGGACGATCTACGCACCGAGCAGCCAGGTCGAGTTCGAGAACAACGTCGTGTGGGAGGCCTCCTGCATCCGCATCGTCGTGTCGCGCCTGGAACTCGACAACAACTCGCGCTACCAGGCCACGAAACCGGATGCGAATTGCAGCAACAATCTCTACCAGCCGGGGGGCGTGAGGCTGGTCCGCTGA
- a CDS encoding multidrug transporter → MAGAILAGAILAGALTDVGAGLRAGIGSGLRPAPVAGAALPAPRTAVEDGRTVVRLTPEERARIGLVSEVRRALPHRQELQAYGLVLDLARVTELTNAYASAKAQLQQARARAEVSGSASRRARNLGQYATTVQVETAEGTYQTDAAALAAAESQLRTLAATAQQEWGPVIGRAIVERAPAVTRLIERADFLMQVTLPPGEALSAAPEAAFAEVPPQSARVALRLVGPAPRTDPRIQGQSFYYLVSGEGGLLPGMSTLAFLPAERAVTGVLVPEDAVVHGQGGTWVYRAVGEGAYVRHPIRTDPPMSNDSYVVEGLSDGAEIVLRGGQALLSEEFKSQIRVSGDDDD, encoded by the coding sequence ATGGCCGGCGCGATCCTGGCCGGCGCTATCCTGGCCGGCGCCCTCACGGATGTGGGCGCGGGCCTGCGCGCGGGCATCGGCTCCGGCCTGCGCCCCGCGCCGGTCGCCGGGGCGGCGCTGCCGGCCCCCCGCACGGCCGTCGAGGACGGCCGCACCGTGGTGCGCCTGACGCCCGAGGAGCGCGCCCGCATCGGGCTGGTGAGCGAGGTGCGCCGTGCGCTGCCCCACCGGCAGGAGCTTCAGGCCTACGGCCTCGTGCTCGACCTCGCCCGGGTCACCGAGCTGACCAACGCCTATGCCAGTGCGAAGGCGCAGCTCCAGCAGGCGCGGGCCAGGGCCGAGGTCTCGGGCAGCGCCTCGCGCCGAGCGCGGAACCTCGGCCAATACGCCACCACCGTGCAGGTCGAGACCGCGGAGGGCACCTACCAGACCGACGCAGCCGCCCTGGCGGCGGCGGAATCGCAGCTGCGCACGCTCGCCGCCACCGCCCAGCAGGAATGGGGGCCGGTGATCGGCCGGGCCATCGTCGAGCGCGCGCCCGCCGTCACCCGGCTGATCGAGCGCGCCGACTTCCTGATGCAGGTGACGCTGCCGCCGGGCGAGGCCCTGAGCGCGGCCCCGGAGGCGGCCTTCGCCGAGGTGCCGCCGCAGAGCGCGCGGGTTGCCTTACGCCTCGTCGGCCCGGCGCCGCGCACCGACCCGCGCATCCAGGGCCAGAGCTTCTACTATCTGGTCTCGGGCGAGGGCGGGCTCCTGCCCGGGATGAGCACCCTGGCCTTCCTGCCCGCCGAGCGCGCGGTGACGGGCGTGCTGGTGCCCGAAGACGCGGTGGTGCACGGGCAGGGCGGCACCTGGGTCTACCGGGCGGTGGGTGAGGGGGCCTATGTCCGCCACCCGATCCGCACCGACCCGCCGATGTCGAACGATTCCTACGTGGTCGAGGGCCTGTCGGACGGCGCCGAGATCGTGCTCCGGGGCGGGCAGGCGCTGCTCTCGGAGGAGTTCAAGAGCCAGATCCGGGTCTCGGGCGACGACGATGACTGA